Proteins encoded by one window of Salvia splendens isolate huo1 chromosome 7, SspV2, whole genome shotgun sequence:
- the LOC121741923 gene encoding transcription factor LHW-like yields the protein MGYLFKEALKTLCGVNHWSYAVFWKTGSQNPNLLIWEDCYYKPTPCYGRPWISGNGISKIPYRDHNACSASSETSNLQHGVPVGNRVHLLVNKMMADNHINVVGEGLVGRVAFTGNHQWILSENYYRETHPPEVLKDVCLQFSAGMQTVAVIPILPHGVAQFGSYLPIAEDIGFVNGVMSLIAELGSVPGALQSANNESSELAPKESPLESNMIDASSFFAHNLNYAGCSAQTSASNSHIPFHFAGEVQNQMQSSIAAFQASNSSSFYNKLYECHEEGNMSAFSFPNQFMNGLAKAEVTPSNSIAQMNQYSPLNVTRSTEDLSFCSSSTLSHAAIQCTEPKKLSDNVSEGHLVKPVLPGIQVSEVKTNSGFAGDDAKLNTERQRDPVNRPKYDACFKHQSGDDLFDILGAEFKDRWFVSGGKIFLSDQTATTTHNSDTSSPPSKNILAYPNIYSSSQGKSDSGVFAFPGIRHLLDAVVSKAHPCLKQSLDDGISCSMSMNDTSGLSASKALLPCESIGVSDNVDGDLLGMPKCTAKAGIICSSSLTGASLKEDSGIYGQSGSVYDPWNGRGHNIRQSNSVPTGYSTKPHEPNKTNRKRLKPGENPRPRPKDRQMIQDRVKELREIVPNGVKCSIDALLERTIKHMLFLQSVTKHADKLKQNADSKIISKDGGLVLKDNLGGATWAYEVGSQSMVCPIIVEDLNQPHQMLVEMLCEERGLFLDIADVIRGMGLTILKGLMDTRNDKIWARFAVEANRNVTRMEIFLSLVRLLEQNTKSGIPQSNNAMVQEAREVSSVPASGGLVC from the exons ATGGGCTACTTGTTCAAAGAGGCTTTAAAGACTCTTTGTGGCGTCAACCATTGGTCCTACGCTGTCTTTTGGAAGACTGGTTCCCAAAATCCCAA TCTTTTAATATGGGAAGACTGTTATTATAAACCCACACCTTGTTATGGACGTCCCTGGATTTCTGGAAATGGGATTTCAAAAATTCCTTATCGAGATCACAATGCTTGTTCGGCTTCAAGTGAAACTTCGAATTTACAACATGGTGTACCAGTAGGGAACAGGGTACATTTGCTTGTTAACAAGATGATGGCAGACAATCATATTAATGTTGTAGGAGAAGG aTTGGTTGGAAGAGTGGCATTTACTGGTAATCATCAGTGGATACTATCTGAAAACTATTATAGAGAAACCCATCCACCAGAG GTTCTGAAGGACGTTTGCCTACAGTTCTCAGCTGGCATGCAG ACGGTTGCAGTCATTCCCATTCTTCCTCATGGTGTAGCTCAGTTTGGTTCATACTTGCCT ATCGCTGAGGATATAGGATTCGTCAATGGTGTGATGTCATTAATTGCTGAGCTAGGAAGTGTACCTGGTGCCCTGCAATCTGCCAACAATGAATCAAGCGAACTTGCTCCAAAGGAATCGCCTCTTGAATCAAATATGATCGATGCGTCTTCTTTCTTTGCTCACAATTTAAACTACGCTGGCTGCTCAGCCCAGACTTCTGCATCCAATAGTCATATACCTTTTCACTTCGCGGGAGAAGTCCAAAATCAGATGCAGTCCAGTATTGCAGCTTTTCAAGCTTCAAACTCAAGCTCGTTTTACAACAAGCTGTATGAGTGCCATGAGGAAGGAAACATGTCAGCCTTTTCCTTTCCGAACCAATTTATGAATGGACTGGCTAAGGCTGAAGTCACCCCTTCAAATTCAATTGCACAGATGAACCAATATTCTCCTCTGAACGTCACAAGGTCCACCGAAGATTTATCATTCTGCAGTTCCTCTACTTTGTCCCATGCTGCCATACAATGCACGGAACCAAAAAAATTGTCAGACAATGTAAGTGAAGGCCATCTTGTCAAACCTGTTCTACCTGGCATTCAGGTCTCCGAAGTAAAAACAAATTCAGGTTTTGCTGGGGATGATGCAAAGCTGAACACTGAACGTCAGCGTGATCCAGTAAATAGGCCCAAATATGATGCATGCTTCAAACATCAATCTGGGGATGACTTGTTCGATATTTTGGGTGCTGAGTTTAAGGATAGATGGTTTGTTAGTGGCGGGAAAATTTTTTTGAGTGATCAAACAGCCACAACCACACATAACTCTGATACAAGTAGTCCTCCATCTAAAAATATTCTGGCTTATCCCAACATATATTCTTCTAGTCAAGGAAAGTCAGATAGTGGGGTCTTTGCTTTCCCTGGAATTCGCCATCTCTTGGATGCTGTGGTCTCTAAGGCTCATCCCTGCCTGAAGCAGAGCTTGGACGACGGTATTTCTTGTAGCATGAGTATGAATGATACAAGTGGCTTGTCGGCTTCGAAAGCTTTGCTTCCATGTGAGAGTATTGGTGTTTCTGATAATGTGGATGGAGATTTATTGGGCATGCCAAAATGTACAGCCAAGGCTGGCATAATTTGCTCTTCCTCACTGACAGGAGCGTCTTTGAAAGAAGATTCTGGAATCTATGGCCAGAGTGGTTCCGTTTATGACCCATGGAACGGAAGAGGTCATAATATAAGACAGAGTAACAGTGTCCCTACTGGATATTCTACAAAACCACATGAACCGAACAAAACAAATCGTAAGAGGCTTAAGCCAGGTGAGAATCCGAGACCAAGGCCCAAAGACCGTCAAATGATCCAGGATCGTGTAAAGGAGCTAAGGGAAATTGTGCCTAATGGAGTTAAG TGTAGCATCGATGCACTTCTGGAACGTACTATCAAACATATGCTCTTCTTGCAAAGTGTCACAAAGCATGCAGACAAGCTCAAGCAAAATGCAGATTCAAAG ATTATAAGCAAGGATGGTGGTTTAGTTTTGAAAGATAATCTTGGGGGAGCAACATGGGCATATGAAGTAGGATCGCAATCTATGGTGTGCCCTATCATCGTTGAGGATCTAAATCAGCCCCATCAAATGCTTGTGGAG ATGCTCTGTGAAGAAAGAGGTTTGTTTCTGGATATAGCTGATGTTATTAGGGGAATGGGGTTAACCATTCTGAAGGGGCTCATGGACACTAGGAACGATAAGATCTGGGCACGCTTTGCTGTTGAG GCTAATAGGAATGTGACAAGGATGGAGATCTTTCTCTCTTTAGTTCGCCTCTTGGAGCAAAACACAAAAAGTGGCATCC